In Planococcus citri chromosome 4, ihPlaCitr1.1, whole genome shotgun sequence, the genomic window AAAATATCCACATCATAGGGCACAGTTTAGGAGCCCATATTGCTGGCAATGTTGGAAAAGGCATAGCATCAATACACAGAATAACAGGTAATCGCTTTCCActctacaaatttttaatttcaaaatgtttagaatttgttttttaaaaaaatggataatttaagtgaattttcacttttcaggttTGGATCCTGCAGGAATTGGCTTCATAGACCAATCTTCAACAGTATTATCGTTATCCAAAACTGATGCTACATTCGTAGACGTGGCTCACACGAATTCCATTCTAGGGAATTTTCAACTCCTTGGTAACATTAATTCATCTACATTCGTATTTTCCTGCCATTTCTTTGAGCGTTTTGAGATacttaaaataaatgaaatttgatttcaggttctgtagatttttttataaacgaTAACGATAGAATTCAACCCGGATGTAATCAGACTAATGATCAAGACACTCATTTTTATCATAAGATCAAGCATCACGAATGTTCTCATCGTTTGGCAATACACTATTTCATCGAATCGatcaataattcaaaatgtttatttGTAGCCAGCGAAACAAAAGAACGAGCGAACAAGTAAGTTTTCGAATTGTTGTTACATGACGCGATGgttcaattatttcaattaattcATTGTTAATAGTGATTTtgtgttgttattttttgtaggaTATTTTCGAAAGATTTTGATCCAAAACGAGATACTGTACTAGGATTGGATACCTTCAAGTACAAGGCTCGAGGAAAACTTTATATCACAACCAATAAGTTTTCTCCTTATTGTAGAAATACCTCATCAAATAGCAACTgtgattagaattttttcaactgctctattataaaaataacctagtcattttcaaaactctcCTCCCCAATTTTAAATGGATATGTCTTTTCAGGGGGGGGGTCTTTTTAAAATCTACGTGAAGCTGATCTCCGTCACACAGATGTACACCACATGACCCATTTTCGTTTTATCTCCGGGTCCAAAAAATCTACGGGTTCGCATACAAAATATAGAACGgaattgtgttttatttttacttaatttCTCAGTGAAGAAAAACGCTCGatgaaaaaacaattcattCAGAAGTTACTAAGTATATGATTAATTTACATATTTGAATAGCGGCAATATTTAATAGGTACTGAacgttacctacctacattaataACACATCCACCAAACTTTGCTGTCTGGTGAATGGAGCCTACTTTGTGAATCAAAACGGCTAAGACATACATAACAGCCTCCCCCTCTCTCCTTTTGAATTTCGTCAGTGACctcaaaaataaaacacttttAATTAGAAACGCCATGGTTTTCATTTAATTGAATTTCGTTCACTCAATACACCCCGCGTAACTAGATATTTTTACGCGAAAATACATACACAAATTGAGTATATATTTTGATGGCGGTCTAAAGTTGAACAATAAAGAAAACAGtctaaaaataaacacaaaaagtttgaaaagatgTAATATTTGCTCAAAATGAA contains:
- the LOC135843102 gene encoding phospholipase A1 2-like isoform X2; this translates as MKVYHIGLLLGYMTLFQIIIVSKCEEDTLSDISDILTSFRNWISGSNKSVIFLLMYTRESNSPIKLDLPIKNNSLLRGKISKEKPLVLIIHGFISDGEEKWTKELVQAYLKRKDAVVGVVDWSSTAKTINYFDAVDAVPNVADQLIRFIKLLIKEFQVKPKNIHIIGHSLGAHIAGNVGKGIASIHRITGLDPAGIGFIDQSSTVLSLSKTDATFVDVAHTNSILGNFQLLGSVDFFINDNDRIQPGCNQTNDQDTHFYHKIKHHECSHRLAIHYFIESINNSKCLFVASETKERANKIFSKDFDPKRDTVLGLDTFKYKARGKLYITTNKFSPYCRNTSSNSNCD
- the LOC135843102 gene encoding phospholipase A1-like isoform X1 — encoded protein: MKVYHIGLLLGYMTLFQIIIVSKCEEDTLSDISDILTSFRNWISGSNKSVIFLLMYTRESNSPIKLDLPIKNNSLLRGKISKEKPLVLIIHGFISDGEEKWTKELVQAYLKRKDAVVGVVDWSSTAKTINYFDAVDAVPNVADQLIRFIKLLIKEFQVKPKNIHIIGHSLGAHIAGNVGKGIASIHRITVNFHFSGLDPAGIGFIDQSSTVLSLSKTDATFVDVAHTNSILGNFQLLGSVDFFINDNDRIQPGCNQTNDQDTHFYHKIKHHECSHRLAIHYFIESINNSKCLFVASETKERANKIFSKDFDPKRDTVLGLDTFKYKARGKLYITTNKFSPYCRNTSSNSNCD
- the LOC135843102 gene encoding phospholipase A1-like isoform X3 gives rise to the protein MKVYHIGLLLGYMISKCEEDTLSDISDILTSFRNWISGSNKSVIFLLMYTRESNSPIKLDLPIKNNSLLRGKISKEKPLVLIIHGFISDGEEKWTKELVQAYLKRKDAVVGVVDWSSTAKTINYFDAVDAVPNVADQLIRFIKLLIKEFQVKPKNIHIIGHSLGAHIAGNVGKGIASIHRITVNFHFSGLDPAGIGFIDQSSTVLSLSKTDATFVDVAHTNSILGNFQLLGSVDFFINDNDRIQPGCNQTNDQDTHFYHKIKHHECSHRLAIHYFIESINNSKCLFVASETKERANKIFSKDFDPKRDTVLGLDTFKYKARGKLYITTNKFSPYCRNTSSNSNCD
- the LOC135843102 gene encoding phospholipase A1-like isoform X4 — translated: MYTRESNSPIKLDLPIKNNSLLRGKISKEKPLVLIIHGFISDGEEKWTKELVQAYLKRKDAVVGVVDWSSTAKTINYFDAVDAVPNVADQLIRFIKLLIKEFQVKPKNIHIIGHSLGAHIAGNVGKGIASIHRITVNFHFSGLDPAGIGFIDQSSTVLSLSKTDATFVDVAHTNSILGNFQLLGSVDFFINDNDRIQPGCNQTNDQDTHFYHKIKHHECSHRLAIHYFIESINNSKCLFVASETKERANKIFSKDFDPKRDTVLGLDTFKYKARGKLYITTNKFSPYCRNTSSNSNCD